A single genomic interval of Zingiber officinale cultivar Zhangliang chromosome 4A, Zo_v1.1, whole genome shotgun sequence harbors:
- the LOC121969978 gene encoding biotin carboxyl carrier protein of acetyl-CoA carboxylase-like isoform X1, which translates to MVAAALGMHPLLLAGAQLMTGDSQVYASNLKFVKFNSSRQRKLKFTRVFSRKTYGSEILFSSELTQKRNESSLASFLKMNGRLSNSLVGCSSNSGKSDSEISDLNHNELKKVHPDSLGVESLLTAICDTTSIAEFKMDLAGFQLYVKRNLVEKNIPQLVPGYPLVPANATNQILDTNGSVATTSLVVSETKSTISSNQRIVDTAPDEGLMILPSLHVGVFRRCRTIKGNKLPPSCKENQQVKEGQVLCYIEQISGETPVLSNVSGEVVRIIKEDGDPVGYGDPLLAILPSFPGIMKLR; encoded by the exons ATGGTGGCCGCTGCCCTTGGGATGCATCCTCTGCTCCTCGCCGGAGCACAATTGATGACCGGAG ACAGCCAAGTGTATGCTTCAAATCTCAAGTTTGTTAAGTTCAATTCATCTAGACAAAGAAAGTTGAAATTTACTAGAGTATTTTCTCGTAAGACATATGGATCAGAGATATTGTTTAGCTCTGAATTGACTCAGAAAAGGAATGAGTCATCACTTGCGAGTTTCTTAAAGATGAATGGGAGACTATCAAATTCACTTGTGGGATGTAGCTCAAATTCTGGAA AGAGTGACTCAGAAATTTCTGATTTGAACCACAATGAATTGAAGAAAGTCCATCCTGATTCACTAGGA GTGGAATCCTTGCTCACAGCTATATGCGATACCACTTCTATCGCAGAATTTAAAATGGAT CTTGCAGGTTTTCAACTATATGTCAAAAGGAACTTGGTGGAGAAAAATATACCTCAATTAGTTCCAGGATACCCTTTGGTCCCGGCTAACGCAACTAATCAAATTCTAGACACAAATGGTTCTGTTGCTACAACTTCCTTAGTAGTCTCAGAAACTAAATCTACAATCAGTAGCAATCAGAGAATAGTTGATACAGCACCTGACGAAGGATTAATGATCCTACCATCACTACAC GTCGGAGTTTTTAGAAGATGCAGAACCATTAAAGGAAATAAATTACCTCCCTCATGTAAAGAG aacCAACAAGTCAAGGAAGGTCAAGTTCTTTGTTACATTGAACAAATTAGTGGGGAAACCCCggttttg TCCAATGTTTCTGGGGAAGTAGTGAGGATAATTAAAGAAGATGGCG ATCCTGTAGGTTACGGTGATCCTCTTTTAGCGATTCTACCCTCCTTTCCTGGAATCATGAAGCTTCGGTAG
- the LOC121969978 gene encoding biotin carboxyl carrier protein of acetyl-CoA carboxylase-like isoform X3 produces MVAAALGMHPLLLAGAQLMTGESDSEISDLNHNELKKVHPDSLGVESLLTAICDTTSIAEFKMDLAGFQLYVKRNLVEKNIPQLVPGYPLVPANATNQILDTNGSVATTSLVVSETKSTISSNQRIVDTAPDEGLMILPSLHVGVFRRCRTIKGNKLPPSCKENQQVKEGQVLCYIEQISGETPVLSNVSGEVVRIIKEDGDPVGYGDPLLAILPSFPGIMKLR; encoded by the exons ATGGTGGCCGCTGCCCTTGGGATGCATCCTCTGCTCCTCGCCGGAGCACAATTGATGACCGGAG AGAGTGACTCAGAAATTTCTGATTTGAACCACAATGAATTGAAGAAAGTCCATCCTGATTCACTAGGA GTGGAATCCTTGCTCACAGCTATATGCGATACCACTTCTATCGCAGAATTTAAAATGGAT CTTGCAGGTTTTCAACTATATGTCAAAAGGAACTTGGTGGAGAAAAATATACCTCAATTAGTTCCAGGATACCCTTTGGTCCCGGCTAACGCAACTAATCAAATTCTAGACACAAATGGTTCTGTTGCTACAACTTCCTTAGTAGTCTCAGAAACTAAATCTACAATCAGTAGCAATCAGAGAATAGTTGATACAGCACCTGACGAAGGATTAATGATCCTACCATCACTACAC GTCGGAGTTTTTAGAAGATGCAGAACCATTAAAGGAAATAAATTACCTCCCTCATGTAAAGAG aacCAACAAGTCAAGGAAGGTCAAGTTCTTTGTTACATTGAACAAATTAGTGGGGAAACCCCggttttg TCCAATGTTTCTGGGGAAGTAGTGAGGATAATTAAAGAAGATGGCG ATCCTGTAGGTTACGGTGATCCTCTTTTAGCGATTCTACCCTCCTTTCCTGGAATCATGAAGCTTCGGTAG
- the LOC121969978 gene encoding uncharacterized protein LOC121969978 isoform X2, which yields MVAAALGMHPLLLAGAQLMTGDSQVYASNLKFVKFNSSRQRKLKFTRVFSRKTYGSEILFSSELTQKRNESSLASFLKMNGRLSNSLVGCSSNSGKSDSEISDLNHNELKKVHPDSLGVESLLTAICDTTSIAEFKMDLAGFQLYVKRNLVEKNIPQLVPGYPLVPANATNQILDTNGSVATTSLVVSETKSTISSNQRIVDTAPDEGLMILPSLHVGVFRRCRTIKGNKLPPSCKENQQVKEGQVLCYIEQISGETPVLSNVSGEVVRIIKEDGGYGDPLLAILPSFPGIMKLR from the exons ATGGTGGCCGCTGCCCTTGGGATGCATCCTCTGCTCCTCGCCGGAGCACAATTGATGACCGGAG ACAGCCAAGTGTATGCTTCAAATCTCAAGTTTGTTAAGTTCAATTCATCTAGACAAAGAAAGTTGAAATTTACTAGAGTATTTTCTCGTAAGACATATGGATCAGAGATATTGTTTAGCTCTGAATTGACTCAGAAAAGGAATGAGTCATCACTTGCGAGTTTCTTAAAGATGAATGGGAGACTATCAAATTCACTTGTGGGATGTAGCTCAAATTCTGGAA AGAGTGACTCAGAAATTTCTGATTTGAACCACAATGAATTGAAGAAAGTCCATCCTGATTCACTAGGA GTGGAATCCTTGCTCACAGCTATATGCGATACCACTTCTATCGCAGAATTTAAAATGGAT CTTGCAGGTTTTCAACTATATGTCAAAAGGAACTTGGTGGAGAAAAATATACCTCAATTAGTTCCAGGATACCCTTTGGTCCCGGCTAACGCAACTAATCAAATTCTAGACACAAATGGTTCTGTTGCTACAACTTCCTTAGTAGTCTCAGAAACTAAATCTACAATCAGTAGCAATCAGAGAATAGTTGATACAGCACCTGACGAAGGATTAATGATCCTACCATCACTACAC GTCGGAGTTTTTAGAAGATGCAGAACCATTAAAGGAAATAAATTACCTCCCTCATGTAAAGAG aacCAACAAGTCAAGGAAGGTCAAGTTCTTTGTTACATTGAACAAATTAGTGGGGAAACCCCggttttg TCCAATGTTTCTGGGGAAGTAGTGAGGATAATTAAAGAAGATGGCG GTTACGGTGATCCTCTTTTAGCGATTCTACCCTCCTTTCCTGGAATCATGAAGCTTCGGTAG
- the LOC121972441 gene encoding hippocampus abundant transcript-like protein 1, whose protein sequence is MASVVGIFKMVVLPLLGQLADEYGRKPLLLITVSTSIVPFAILAWDDSRAAVYWYFVLRTISYIVSQGSILCISIAYAADVIEVGKRSAAFGWITGLFSAAHVLGNIFARFLPEGWIFEVSICLLVSSTLCMTVFLIETVRTTPRQSDNRSCSAIFLKVFIERWKSMKDIIFVFCNSETLRRISLISFFYKLGMSGISGILLNNKGISCMIHSN, encoded by the exons ATGGCCAGT GTTGTAGGCATATTTAAAATGGTGGTTCTTCCCCTCTTGGGTCAGCTAGCAGATGAATATGGGCGTAAACCACTGCTTCTGATTACTGTTTCTACATCCATAGTGCCATTTG CCATACTTGCTTGGGATGATTCCAGGGCAGCTGTTTACTGGTACTTTGTACTTCGCACAATATCCTACATAGTTAGTCAAGGAAGCATATTATGCATATCGATTGCTTATGCA GCTGATGTGATTGAGGTCGGCAAGAGATCTGCAGCATTTGGTTGGATTACTGGGCTTTTCTCTGCTGCACATGTTTTGGGAAACATCTTCGCCCGCTTTCTACCTGAAGGGTGGATATTTGAG GTGTCAATTTGTTTGTTGGTTTCATCAACACTGTGCATGACAGTATTTCTAATTGAGACTGTCAGGACAACTCCTAGGCAAAGTGATAACAGATCATGTTCAGCCATTTTTCTCAAAGTCTTCATAGAACGTTGGAAATCAATGAAAgatattatttttgttttttgtaATAG TGAAACTCTCAGGCGCATCTCATTAATCTCCTTCTTCTATAAGCTGGGAATGTCTGGCATCAGTGGTATCTTGCTG AATAACAAAGGCATTTCGTGTATGATCCATAGTAATTGA